The following coding sequences are from one Lysinibacillus sp. FSL W8-0992 window:
- a CDS encoding LAGLIDADG family homing endonuclease: MEEVNRNVRRRPYEARDKERLIKEIIELHEHGMSQVDIAKTLRIGRGTILRWNKELELFKPRTPGEAGKLKNKKYRYNENYFKQVDTANKAYLVGYITGDGTIFDRRKSKRLVLSLAEQDRQLLEDIAKELCMLDAIKFRPRTAPNEQNKYALPINSTEMCNDLIKLGITPRKTGFERWINFGREDLQWAYLRGFFDADGHISSRGRLGFTGNSHMLLSLLQFLHNNQLALSVHKLYPKQGCVDLYITRKDDVKKIAQQLYKYGSIQLNRKYEKIKSFFDDIV; encoded by the coding sequence ATGGAAGAAGTAAATCGTAATGTACGGAGACGTCCTTACGAGGCGCGAGACAAAGAACGATTGATTAAAGAGATTATTGAGTTACATGAGCATGGAATGAGCCAAGTAGATATTGCGAAAACACTTCGTATAGGTAGAGGAACAATTCTTAGATGGAATAAAGAATTAGAACTTTTTAAACCAAGAACGCCTGGTGAAGCTGGTAAGCTGAAAAATAAGAAATATCGTTATAATGAAAACTACTTTAAACAAGTTGATACAGCGAATAAGGCTTATTTAGTAGGTTATATTACAGGTGATGGAACGATTTTTGACCGCAGAAAATCAAAACGCCTTGTGTTATCACTCGCAGAGCAAGATCGACAACTACTTGAAGATATCGCTAAAGAATTATGTATGTTGGACGCAATTAAATTCCGACCACGCACAGCGCCAAATGAACAAAATAAATACGCTTTACCAATCAATTCAACAGAAATGTGTAATGATTTAATTAAATTAGGAATTACACCACGAAAAACAGGTTTTGAACGTTGGATTAATTTTGGAAGAGAAGATTTACAGTGGGCGTATTTAAGAGGTTTTTTTGATGCAGATGGTCATATATCAAGTCGTGGAAGACTCGGGTTTACAGGAAATAGTCATATGCTCCTGTCATTGCTACAATTTCTTCATAATAATCAACTGGCTTTATCTGTCCACAAACTTTATCCGAAACAAGGTTGCGTAGACTTATACATTACTCGAAAAGATGATGTGAAAAAGATTGCTCAACAGTTATATAAGTATGGCTCCATTCAACTCAATCGCAAATATGAAAAAATCAAATCCTTCTTTGATGATATAGTCTGA
- the fabZ gene encoding 3-hydroxyacyl-ACP dehydratase FabZ, with protein sequence MLDTQKIKEIIKHRYPFLLVDKILELEEGKRAVGIKNVTVNEEYFNGHFPNYPVMPGVLIVEALAQVSAVVMLTKEGNQGRLGLLAGIDNCRFKRQVKPGDQLRLEVEITRLKGPIGKGKGIATVDGELACEVEILFAFGD encoded by the coding sequence ATGTTAGATACTCAAAAAATTAAAGAAATAATTAAACATCGGTATCCATTTCTTTTAGTGGATAAGATTTTGGAATTGGAAGAGGGGAAACGTGCAGTTGGTATTAAAAACGTGACTGTAAATGAGGAATATTTTAACGGCCACTTCCCTAATTACCCAGTTATGCCGGGAGTTTTAATTGTAGAGGCATTAGCTCAGGTGAGCGCTGTTGTGATGCTAACGAAAGAAGGAAATCAAGGACGATTAGGGCTATTAGCAGGAATAGATAATTGTCGTTTTAAACGGCAAGTAAAGCCTGGAGACCAACTCCGTCTTGAGGTTGAAATCACTCGATTAAAAGGTCCTATCGGAAAAGGAAAAGGTATCGCTACAGTGGACGGAGAGTTAGCTTGTGAAGTAGAAATACTCTTTGCTTTTGGTGATTGA
- a CDS encoding sigma-70 family RNA polymerase sigma factor, translating to MDREEKDFLLDKIMIDYGNELVRLAFSYVKDSETAKDLVQNTFIKCYKNLELFRFEAQIKTWLYRITINECKDYLKSWHYKMVQVKSLIHETAKSIYPSTEKIVIDKYKNEEIKDTIFSLPKVYREVVYLYYYDSLKADEIADILDIPVNTVKTRLRRAKQRLELIIKEAELNGR from the coding sequence TTGGATAGAGAAGAAAAAGATTTCTTATTAGATAAAATAATGATTGACTATGGGAATGAGTTGGTACGATTGGCATTTTCTTATGTGAAAGATTCGGAGACTGCTAAGGATTTGGTACAAAATACGTTTATTAAATGCTATAAAAACCTTGAATTGTTTCGATTTGAAGCACAAATAAAAACATGGCTCTATCGGATAACAATTAACGAATGTAAAGATTATTTAAAAAGTTGGCATTACAAAATGGTGCAAGTAAAAAGTTTAATACATGAAACAGCAAAGTCAATTTACCCATCAACAGAAAAAATAGTTATCGATAAATACAAAAATGAGGAAATAAAAGATACGATTTTTTCTCTTCCGAAAGTGTATCGAGAAGTCGTGTATTTATACTATTATGATTCATTAAAGGCGGATGAAATTGCTGATATTTTAGACATTCCAGTGAATACTGTGAAAACGAGATTAAGAAGAGCAAAACAAAGATTAGAGTTGATTATAAAGGAGGCCGAACTGAATGGAAGATAA
- a CDS encoding LCP family protein: protein MEDKRLSEKIHKSSEQELRFTQEDRHEVFEQIRKLEKNNNKQKNSLMFSSKKFVPLTVSMLAVCLCLFLFIPLNFSGNVNKELNRSDASGTVVQEDELLTTLITVKAEEEDNRIPFNLLLTYSKNKKMMKVVSIPSETYAPIDNSDGTTMYDKLLFAYAFGSGGAENVRTAVSKLFDLPIDYYAVIDLKTFSTMVDAVNGIDYDLQEDTQVRAITSVGFDFKKGTNRLNGEEVVALMMAATDGRNLNEENLLHLILAVINKTESKMPQTQLKELMSQIETNLPLDQMLENKIDMNSIKSLSLSDGIRDDMKDGKYFIMFEKDYLKSVSEELTTFN from the coding sequence ATGGAAGATAAACGATTAAGTGAAAAAATTCATAAGTCGTCTGAACAAGAGTTAAGATTTACGCAAGAAGATCGTCATGAAGTATTTGAACAAATTCGTAAATTAGAGAAGAACAATAATAAACAAAAGAATTCTCTTATGTTTTCCTCAAAAAAATTCGTGCCTCTTACAGTTTCTATGTTAGCGGTGTGCTTATGTCTATTTTTGTTTATTCCATTGAATTTTTCTGGAAACGTTAATAAAGAACTGAACAGAAGTGATGCGAGTGGAACAGTTGTTCAGGAAGATGAACTTTTAACTACGCTCATTACTGTGAAAGCGGAAGAAGAGGATAATAGGATACCTTTTAACCTTTTACTTACATATAGTAAAAATAAAAAGATGATGAAAGTTGTATCTATCCCAAGTGAAACTTATGCACCTATAGATAATAGTGATGGAACGACCATGTACGATAAATTGTTATTTGCTTATGCCTTCGGTTCAGGAGGAGCTGAAAATGTAAGGACAGCAGTTTCAAAACTATTTGATTTACCAATTGATTATTATGCCGTTATAGATTTAAAAACCTTTTCCACAATGGTTGATGCTGTGAATGGTATTGATTATGATTTGCAAGAAGATACACAAGTACGAGCTATCACGAGCGTGGGATTTGATTTCAAAAAAGGGACGAATCGTTTAAATGGGGAAGAGGTTGTGGCTTTAATGATGGCTGCTACAGACGGACGAAATTTAAATGAAGAAAACCTATTACACCTCATTCTTGCTGTTATTAATAAAACGGAAAGCAAAATGCCCCAAACACAATTAAAAGAACTTATGTCTCAAATTGAAACCAATCTACCACTCGATCAAATGTTAGAGAATAAAATAGACATGAATTCGATAAAATCGTTATCTTTAAGTGATGGAATTAGAGATGATATGAAAGATGGGAAATACTTCATTATGTTTG